Proteins from one Streptomyces genisteinicus genomic window:
- a CDS encoding GNAT family N-acetyltransferase: MSIARRAVPGDAGELIRLRTVMLDSLRGAPHPDTGWQPAAAASLRDRLADPSGGLAAFVVERPGGGLAACAVGTIERRLGGPDDPEGSVGYVFSVATDEAMRRRGYSRACMEGLLGWFREHGVRRVDLRASEHGEPLYASLGFVRTPDPAMRLSW, from the coding sequence ATGAGCATCGCACGCCGCGCCGTACCGGGCGACGCCGGGGAACTGATCCGTCTGCGCACCGTGATGCTGGACTCGCTGCGGGGCGCACCGCACCCCGACACCGGGTGGCAGCCCGCCGCCGCGGCCTCGCTGCGCGACCGGCTCGCGGACCCGTCCGGCGGCCTCGCCGCGTTCGTCGTCGAACGGCCCGGTGGCGGGCTCGCCGCCTGCGCCGTCGGGACGATCGAGCGCCGGCTCGGCGGCCCGGACGACCCCGAGGGCTCCGTCGGCTACGTGTTCAGCGTCGCCACGGACGAGGCCATGCGGCGCCGCGGGTACTCGCGGGCGTGCATGGAGGGACTGCTGGGCTGGTTCCGCGAGCACGGCGTCCGCCGGGTCGACCTGCGGGCCTCGGAGCACGGTGAGCCGCTGTACGCCTCCCTCGGCTTCGTCCGCACCCCGGATCCGGCGATGCGGCTGAGCTGGTAG
- a CDS encoding alpha/beta hydrolase, whose translation MRRYRRTLVAVALTTTVVAGTAGWASGTAQRPVTGPVPGAAAWVADPVLDRPLPDPATAEPAEVAAFFASTTEAEDRELTRRHPLVVGNLDGAPVALRLAANAVAVRGTAFAHLAGRSVLAFDPRGRGQVAEVFGDLEHARQVSVVVPGSDVDAGTADRASDPYGTPAAMARALRAAAGPDTAVVAWTGYTTPVGVGLDAATGGLAEAGADRLARFTAGLTAAGAPRPALFCHSYGSVVCGLAASRAHARDLVVLGSPGMRAGRAADLGTTARVWAAKDPSDWISKVPNVRFAGLGHGSDPAAPAFGARRIPAERAEGHTGYFAPGTDSLAAFAAIARGEVR comes from the coding sequence ATGCGCCGCTACAGGAGGACGCTGGTCGCGGTCGCGCTGACGACGACCGTGGTCGCGGGGACGGCCGGCTGGGCATCGGGCACCGCCCAGCGGCCCGTGACCGGCCCGGTGCCGGGAGCCGCGGCATGGGTGGCCGACCCGGTACTCGACAGGCCGCTGCCCGACCCGGCGACGGCGGAACCGGCCGAGGTCGCCGCCTTCTTCGCGTCGACGACGGAGGCCGAGGACCGGGAACTGACGCGGCGGCACCCGCTGGTCGTCGGCAACCTCGACGGGGCCCCGGTTGCCCTGCGTCTGGCGGCCAACGCCGTGGCCGTGCGCGGGACCGCGTTCGCGCATCTCGCGGGCCGCTCGGTCCTCGCCTTCGACCCGCGGGGCCGGGGGCAGGTGGCCGAGGTGTTCGGGGACCTGGAGCACGCCCGCCAGGTGTCGGTGGTGGTCCCCGGTTCCGATGTGGACGCGGGCACCGCCGACCGCGCGTCGGACCCGTACGGCACCCCGGCCGCCATGGCGCGGGCGCTGCGCGCCGCGGCCGGCCCGGACACCGCCGTGGTCGCCTGGACCGGCTACACCACTCCCGTCGGCGTCGGGCTCGACGCCGCCACCGGCGGGCTCGCGGAGGCGGGCGCGGACCGTCTGGCGCGGTTCACCGCGGGGCTGACCGCGGCCGGGGCACCGCGGCCCGCGCTGTTCTGCCACAGCTACGGCTCGGTGGTGTGCGGGCTCGCCGCCTCCCGGGCCCACGCCCGCGACCTGGTCGTGCTCGGCTCCCCCGGGATGCGGGCCGGCCGGGCGGCGGACCTCGGGACGACCGCCCGGGTGTGGGCGGCGAAGGACCCCTCCGACTGGATCTCCAAGGTGCCGAACGTCCGCTTCGCCGGGCTCGGGCACGGCAGCGACCCGGCCGCGCCCGCGTTCGGGGCCCGCCGCATCCCCGCCGAGCGGGCCGAGGGCCACACCGGCTACTTCGCACCGGGCACGGACTCCCTGGCCGCGTTCGCCGCGATCGCGCGGGGTGAGGTCCGATGA
- a CDS encoding acyltransferase family protein, producing the protein MVRVRERARRVAGRIEARTPADRDRAVDGLRALALLAVPAGHWLLGGFTVGDGGALHNASPLSAFGFFAPVSWVLQMLGIFFLVGGYASVRSYERRAGGTGAWLRQRLARLGRPVLGVTAVWAVLAPVLHTLGVPSTTLRTGATLVIQPLWFVGVYTAITALTPLCVRAARRAGVWAAAPLLGAVAAVDLLRYGPWADAVPGWLGALNILPGWLFAYQLGAAWGLGRAGRRHAWGLAVGGAVLFAVLLLVFGYPASMVGVPGEARTNSHPPSLLVLALAAAQSGAAMLLRDRLGRALRRPALWAPVVVINLCAMTILCWHQTAMLAAAVPASFAGAVPGLTTAPDTLGWVAARLAWLPVLACLLALIARWARVFETPWTSRVRVPVRAAAGVAGVGFAVWALGWA; encoded by the coding sequence GTGGTGCGGGTGCGGGAGCGGGCCCGGAGGGTCGCGGGGCGGATCGAGGCGCGGACGCCGGCCGACCGGGACCGGGCCGTCGACGGCCTGCGGGCACTGGCCCTGCTCGCGGTCCCGGCCGGGCACTGGCTGCTCGGCGGATTCACCGTCGGCGACGGCGGCGCGCTCCACAACGCCAGTCCGCTGTCGGCGTTCGGTTTCTTCGCACCCGTGAGCTGGGTGCTCCAGATGCTGGGGATCTTCTTCCTCGTCGGCGGCTACGCCTCCGTGCGCTCCTACGAGCGCCGCGCCGGCGGTACCGGCGCGTGGCTGCGGCAGCGGCTGGCCCGGCTGGGGCGTCCGGTGCTCGGGGTCACGGCGGTGTGGGCGGTGCTCGCCCCGGTCCTCCACACGCTGGGGGTGCCCTCGACCACGCTGCGGACGGGCGCGACGCTGGTGATCCAGCCGCTCTGGTTCGTCGGGGTGTACACCGCGATCACCGCGTTGACCCCGCTCTGCGTCCGTGCCGCCCGGCGCGCGGGCGTCTGGGCGGCGGCACCGCTGCTCGGGGCGGTCGCGGCCGTGGACCTGCTGCGGTACGGGCCGTGGGCGGACGCCGTACCGGGCTGGCTCGGCGCCCTGAACATCCTCCCGGGCTGGCTCTTCGCCTACCAGCTCGGTGCGGCCTGGGGCCTCGGCCGCGCCGGACGGCGCCATGCCTGGGGCCTGGCGGTGGGCGGGGCGGTGCTCTTCGCGGTGCTGCTGCTCGTCTTCGGCTATCCGGCGTCGATGGTGGGCGTCCCGGGCGAGGCCCGCACCAACTCCCATCCCCCGTCGCTGCTGGTGCTCGCCCTGGCGGCGGCGCAGAGCGGCGCGGCGATGCTGCTGCGGGACCGGCTGGGGCGGGCGCTGCGGCGTCCGGCGCTGTGGGCGCCGGTCGTGGTGATCAACCTGTGCGCCATGACGATCCTGTGCTGGCACCAGACGGCGATGCTGGCCGCCGCCGTCCCGGCTTCGTTCGCCGGGGCGGTCCCGGGGCTGACCACCGCTCCGGACACCCTCGGGTGGGTGGCGGCCCGGCTGGCGTGGCTGCCGGTGCTCGCCTGCCTGCTGGCTCTGATCGCCCGCTGGGCCCGTGTCTTCGAGACCCCGTGGACCTCCCGTGTGCGGGTGCCCGTGCGGGCGGCGGCCGGTGTGGCGGGCGTGGGGTTCGCCGTGTGGGCGCTGGGGTGGGCGTGA
- a CDS encoding aldo/keto reductase, whose translation MADHTIATVELGTGGPLVGVQGLGCMGMSEFYGDTDEAEARGTLQAALDAGVTLIDTADIYGQGANEEFLAPFVAAHRGEITLATKFAIDRSAGDDRRTVRNDPAYIRTAVEGSLRRLGVDVIDLYYMHRRDPGVPLAESVGAMAELVERGLVKHLGLSEVTGAELREAHAVHPIAALQSEWSLFSRDVERSAVGAAAELGVAFVPYSPLGRGFLTGAFQDAGADLSAKDFRRFQPRFTGDNARTNAALLEPVRAIAAEHGASPAQVALAWVQQRADVHGLTVVPIPGTRRTTRLLENVAATRLRLAPEELAALEPIAGKVAGDRYPDMSSTSAARE comes from the coding sequence ATGGCCGACCACACGATCGCAACGGTGGAACTCGGGACCGGCGGGCCCCTCGTCGGCGTCCAGGGCCTCGGCTGCATGGGCATGAGCGAGTTCTACGGCGACACCGACGAAGCCGAGGCGCGCGGCACGCTCCAGGCGGCACTCGACGCGGGCGTCACCCTGATCGACACCGCCGACATCTACGGGCAGGGCGCCAACGAGGAGTTCCTCGCGCCGTTCGTCGCCGCCCACCGCGGTGAGATCACCCTCGCCACCAAGTTCGCCATCGACCGGTCCGCCGGCGACGACCGGCGCACCGTCCGCAACGACCCCGCGTACATCCGTACCGCCGTCGAGGGGAGCCTGCGGCGGCTCGGCGTCGACGTGATCGACCTCTACTACATGCACCGCCGCGACCCCGGCGTGCCGCTCGCCGAGTCCGTCGGCGCGATGGCCGAACTCGTCGAACGCGGCCTCGTGAAGCACCTCGGCCTCAGCGAGGTGACCGGCGCCGAACTGCGCGAGGCGCACGCCGTCCACCCCATCGCGGCCCTCCAGTCCGAGTGGTCCCTCTTCAGCCGGGACGTGGAACGCAGCGCGGTCGGCGCTGCGGCGGAGCTCGGCGTGGCGTTCGTCCCGTACTCCCCGCTCGGCCGGGGCTTCCTGACGGGCGCCTTCCAGGACGCCGGAGCGGACCTGTCGGCGAAGGACTTCCGCCGCTTCCAGCCCCGCTTCACCGGGGACAACGCCCGGACCAACGCGGCCCTGCTGGAGCCCGTCCGCGCCATCGCCGCCGAGCACGGCGCGAGCCCGGCGCAGGTCGCCCTGGCCTGGGTGCAGCAGCGTGCCGACGTCCACGGACTCACCGTGGTCCCCATCCCCGGCACCCGCCGCACCACCCGCCTCCTGGAGAACGTGGCGGCCACCCGCCTCCGTCTCGCCCCGGAGGAGCTGGCGGCCCTGGAGCCCATCGCGGGGAAGGTCGCGGGCGACCGCTACCCGGACATGTCGTCGACGTCGGCGGCGCGGGAGTAG
- a CDS encoding response regulator, translating to MTIRVIIVDDQAMVRAGFAALLAAQADIDVVGEAPDGRRGVEVSRATHPDVVLMDVRMPEMDGLAAARLLLDPPAGVVHRPKVLMLTTFDVDDYVYEALRAGASGFLLKDAPPADLISAVRVVAAGEALLAPSVTRRLIADFAAQRPAPRRDPALRLAGLTPRETEVLELIARGLSNQEIAAHLVLAEQTVKTHIGRLLAKLGQRDRAQLVIFAYESGVVRPGDAPR from the coding sequence TTGACCATCCGCGTGATCATCGTCGACGACCAGGCCATGGTGCGGGCGGGGTTCGCCGCGCTGCTCGCCGCGCAGGCCGACATCGACGTCGTGGGCGAGGCCCCCGACGGGCGCCGGGGCGTCGAGGTCAGCCGGGCCACCCACCCCGACGTCGTGCTGATGGACGTGCGGATGCCCGAGATGGACGGGCTCGCGGCGGCGCGGCTGCTGCTGGATCCCCCGGCGGGCGTCGTGCACCGTCCGAAGGTGCTGATGCTGACCACCTTCGACGTGGACGACTACGTGTACGAGGCGCTGCGCGCCGGCGCGTCCGGCTTCCTGCTCAAGGACGCCCCGCCCGCCGACCTGATCTCCGCCGTGCGGGTGGTCGCCGCCGGGGAGGCACTGCTCGCGCCGTCCGTGACCCGGCGGCTGATCGCGGACTTCGCCGCGCAGCGCCCCGCGCCCCGCCGGGACCCGGCGCTGCGGCTGGCCGGGCTGACGCCGCGTGAGACCGAGGTACTGGAGCTGATCGCCCGGGGCCTGTCGAACCAGGAGATCGCCGCACATCTCGTGCTCGCCGAACAGACCGTCAAGACGCACATCGGCCGGCTCCTCGCCAAGCTGGGCCAGCGCGACCGGGCCCAACTGGTGATCTTCGCGTACGAGTCGGGGGTCGTACGGCCCGGCGACGCCCCGCGCTGA
- a CDS encoding MerR family transcriptional regulator: MTVIETTPARTARRPGARAGAPKDLCQSAPAAHPRPEGRDRYTISEVAALTGLTAHTLRWYERIGLMQHIDRSHTGQRRFTNRDLDWLAFVAKLRLTGMPVADMVAYAEMIRAGDHTFEARRELLHRTRHDVVQRIAELQDTLAVLDHKIEFYGDARRVSQKG, translated from the coding sequence ATGACGGTGATCGAGACCACTCCGGCACGAACCGCCCGACGGCCCGGTGCCCGCGCCGGTGCTCCCAAGGACCTCTGCCAGTCCGCACCCGCCGCGCACCCCCGGCCGGAGGGCCGCGACCGCTACACCATCAGCGAGGTCGCCGCCCTCACCGGGCTCACCGCCCACACCCTGCGCTGGTACGAGCGGATCGGACTGATGCAGCACATCGACCGCTCCCACACGGGGCAGCGGCGCTTCACCAACCGCGACCTCGACTGGCTCGCCTTCGTGGCCAAGCTCCGCCTCACCGGTATGCCGGTCGCCGACATGGTCGCCTACGCCGAGATGATCAGAGCGGGCGACCACACCTTCGAAGCCCGCCGGGAACTGCTCCACCGCACCCGGCACGACGTCGTCCAGCGCATCGCCGAACTCCAGGACACCCTCGCGGTGCTTGACCACAAGATCGAGTTCTACGGGGACGCCCGCCGGGTGTCCCAGAAGGGCTGA